From Arcticibacter tournemirensis, one genomic window encodes:
- the mgrA gene encoding L-glyceraldehyde 3-phosphate reductase, with protein MSYQPSSTRYDLMKYRRCGNSGLKLPALSLGLWHNFGYIDVIENSRRILHTAFDNGVTHFDLANNYGPPPGSAEENFGRILRDDFRACRDELIISTKAGYTMWEGPYGDWGSRKYLISSLDQSLKRMGLEYVDIFYHHRPDPETPLEETMQALDYIVRSGKALYAGISNYPAEKAKEAIAVLKKLGTPCLIHQPKYSMFERWIEGGLLNVLDEEGVGCIPFSPLAQGMLTNKYLDGIPAGSRASRGVFLKESDLSEKRLTQIYKLNELALQRDQSLAQMALAWVLKDPRVTSVLIGASKPQQVTDSLKCLENLTFSEDELNSIERILKH; from the coding sequence ATGTCTTATCAACCGTCCTCAACACGATACGATTTAATGAAATACCGCCGCTGCGGCAATAGTGGATTGAAGTTACCGGCACTATCGCTGGGATTGTGGCATAATTTCGGGTATATTGATGTAATTGAAAATAGTCGCCGTATTCTGCACACAGCATTCGACAACGGCGTTACTCATTTCGATCTTGCCAACAATTACGGTCCGCCGCCTGGATCTGCTGAAGAAAACTTCGGAAGGATCCTCCGGGACGATTTTCGTGCCTGTCGCGACGAGCTTATTATTTCTACGAAAGCCGGCTACACCATGTGGGAAGGGCCGTATGGCGACTGGGGATCGAGGAAGTATCTTATCTCCAGTCTTGATCAGAGCTTAAAAAGAATGGGACTTGAATATGTTGATATTTTCTATCATCATCGGCCTGATCCGGAAACGCCCCTGGAGGAAACGATGCAGGCACTGGATTATATCGTTAGATCTGGGAAGGCGTTGTATGCGGGAATTTCCAACTATCCTGCAGAGAAAGCGAAGGAAGCCATTGCCGTATTGAAAAAGCTTGGAACACCCTGTCTGATCCATCAACCTAAATATTCTATGTTTGAGCGTTGGATTGAAGGTGGTCTGTTAAACGTACTTGATGAGGAGGGAGTGGGCTGCATTCCTTTTTCTCCATTGGCACAGGGCATGCTTACCAATAAATATCTGGATGGCATACCGGCAGGATCAAGAGCTTCAAGAGGCGTCTTCTTGAAAGAAAGCGATCTTTCCGAAAAACGGTTAACGCAAATATATAAGCTGAACGAGCTGGCATTGCAGCGTGATCAGAGTCTGGCGCAGATGGCTTTGGCCTGGGTGCTTAAAGATCCGCGCGTAACGTCTGTGCTGATCGGTGCGAGCAAACCTCAGCAGGTAACCGATTCTTTGAAATGCCTTGAAAATTTAACATTCAGCGAAGATGAACTAAACAGTATAGAACGGATACTGAAACATTAA